The proteins below come from a single Scatophagus argus isolate fScaArg1 chromosome 15, fScaArg1.pri, whole genome shotgun sequence genomic window:
- the LOC124072390 gene encoding uncharacterized protein C14orf132, translating into MDLSFMAAQIPVMTGAFMDSSPNDDYSGEHSLFNSSASVHAAASAASVHGQQDESQSMSSDAIWLWIAIVATIGNIVVVGVVYACTF; encoded by the coding sequence ATCCCAGTAATGACGGGAGCCTTCATGGACTCCTCGCCCAACGATGACTACAGTGGCGAGCACTCGCTCTTCAACTCCTCAGCCAGCGTCCACGCTGCCGCCTCGGCCGCCTCGGTGCACGGCCAACAGGATGAGTCGCAGTCAATGTCGAGCGATGCCATCTGGCTCTGGATTGCCATCGTCGCCACCATCGGAAACATTGTGGTGGTGGGCGTTGTCTATGCCTGCACTTTCTGA
- the LOC124072502 gene encoding B2 bradykinin receptor-like: protein MTLQPTSIPAIISTTPLYEDQNSTNGTECPETDAWEWLNSRQPVYILLITVLGIVFNVFVLMVFCLHKKACTVAEIYLGNLAAADLVLVSCLPFWAVNISNGFNWPFGQFLCKAVNLGIKMNAYCSIYFLVLVSIDRYVALVHTMSYGRMRRPKYAKLGCLLVWGFGMLMSVPTLIFRKVEHFPEYGVHACFLDYPNHTVELLCDGMLTVFSFIVPILFITFCTVKIIQALKVQKIEKFNAEKTENRATTLVLVVLLAFLICWVPFHVVTTLDVLLRADVLGGCHLINVLEICNQIFTYLAFFNSVLNPILYVIVGKNFRKKVWEVFNQWSSKKKTSCESTRSNLSSTLKTSV, encoded by the exons ATGACTCTTCAGCCAACAAG CATCCCAGCCATCATCAGCACCACACCTCTGTATGAAGACCAAAACAGTACCAATGGGACTGAATGTCCTGAAACAGATGCGTGGGAGTGGCTCAACAGCAGACAGCCAGTGTATATCCTGCTCATCACTGTGCTGGgaattgtgtttaatgtgtttgtccTCATGGTTTTCTGCCTCCACAAGAAGGCCTGCACTGTGGCTGAGATCTACTTAGGCAACCTGGCTGCTGCTGACCTCGTTCTGGTGTCCTGTTTGCCTTTCTGGGCTGTCAACATATCCAATGGTTTCAACTGGCCATTTGGTCAGTTCCTGTGCAAAGCTGTCAACCTGGGCATTAAGATGAACGCCTACTGCAGCATCTACTTCCTCGTACTGGTTAGCATAGATCGCTATGTGGCCCTGGTGCATACGATGTCCTATGGCAGAATGCGTAGAccaaaatatgcaaaactgGGCTGTCTGCTGGTGTGGGGCTTTGGTATGCTCATGAGTGTCCCTACACTCATCTTCAGGAAAGTTGAACATTTCCCAGAGTATGgtgtacatgcatgttttcTGGATTACCCAAATCACACCGTAGAACTTCTCTGTGATGGGATGTTGACTGTTTTTAGCTTTATCGTacctattttatttattacattttgtacaGTGAAGATTATTCAGGCTTTGAAAGTCCAGAAAATAGAGAAGTTCAATGCtgaaaaaacagagaacaggGCCACCACACTGGTGCTGGTGGTCCTCCTAGCATTCCTTATCTGCTGGGTGCCGTTCCACGTGGTCACCACATTGGATGTGCTGTTACGAGCTGATGTTCTGGGAGGCTGTCACCTCATAAACGTTCTAGAAATCTGCAATCAGATCTTCACCTACTTGGCCTTCTTTAACAGTGTTCTCAACCCCATCCTCTACGTAATTGTAGGAAAGAACTTCCGGAAAAAAGTTTGGGAAGTCTTCAATCAGTGGagcagtaagaaaaaaacatcgTGTGAGTCCACACGTTCAAACCTGTCCTCTACACTGAAGACTTCAGTATAA
- the LOC124072364 gene encoding B2 bradykinin receptor-like: MESAARPELVCNHTDAWDWVYTMQPAYMSIICLLGVIGNSFVLCVFCLQKRRSSVADIYLSNLAAADLLMVSCLPFWVATIINKFHWRFGESMCQLISIVIGMNYYCSVLFLTLVSVDRYVALTRPLSQGKHRRAFWARGICFCIWIVGALLSFPAILFRSVQFFPHLGVDACYLAYPHEGWRLRYNMTVSIVGFFIPVPIVSFCSYHITKVLRSSQKMRKGNRGGVEGKAAYLVLVVLAVFILCWLPYQILIFLDTLDHYEVTSGCTWAYVLDIGNQLATYLGYSNSSLNPFLYVIVGKHFKQRAREVFRLMLCRRKRQWVKSGHSNANLSSTKQTDSTKI, translated from the coding sequence ATGGAGAGCGCTGCAAGACCTGAGCTTGTCTGCAACCACACAGATGCATGGGACTGGGTTTACACCATGCAGCCTGCCTACATGTCCATCATCTGTCTTCTTGGAGTGATCGGCAActcctttgtgctttgtgtgttcTGTCTCCAGAAGCGACGCAGCTCTGTGGCTGACATCTACCTGAGCAACCTGGCAGCAGCTGATCTCCTCATGGTTTCCTGCCTGCCATTCTGGGTCGCTACCATTATCAACAAGTTCCACTGGAGGTTTGGGGAGTCCATGTGTCAGCTTATCAGCATCGTCATTGGGATGAATTATTACTGCAGTGTGCTCTTCCTTACACTCGTGAGTGTGGACAGATACGTGGCCCTCACCAGACCCCTAAGCCAAGGGAAACACAGAAGAGCCTTCTGGGCACGTGGGATTTGCTTCTGTATCTGGATTGTCGGGGCCTTGCTCAGCTTCCCTGCTATCCTGTTTCGCTCTGTCCAGTTCTTCCCTCACCTGGGCGTTGATGCATGCTACCTAGCATATCCCCATGAAGGTTGGAGATTGCGCTACAACATGACTGTCAGCATTGTTGGCTTCTTTATCCCTGTTCCCATTGTATCCTTCTGTAGTTACCACATCACTAAAGTCCTTCGGAGCAGCCAGAAGATGAGAAAAGGCAACAGAGGCGGTGTGGAAGGAAAGGCTGCGTACCTCGTTCTTGTTGTTCttgctgttttcattctctGCTGGCTGCCATACCAGATTCTGATCTTCTTGGACACCTTGGACCATTATGAGGTCACCTCTGGATGTACATGGGcatatgttttggacattgGCAACCAGTTAGCAACATACCTTGGCTATAGTAACAGCTCACTGAATCCATTCCTGTATGTGATCGTAGGGAAGCACTTTAAGCAGAGGGCAAGAGAAGTGTTTAGACTTATGCTGTGCAGAAGGAAACGGCAATGGGTTAAGTCCGGTCATTCCAATGCCAATCTCAGTTCAACTAAACAAACTGACAGtactaaaatctaa